A segment of the Cotesia glomerata isolate CgM1 linkage group LG2, MPM_Cglom_v2.3, whole genome shotgun sequence genome:
taaacgcctgtttaaaaaaaattcgattaatttattatttactttttgctatagaaataataataaaaacttttgtaTTTTCAGTGGCTATTTCTGTCTACGTTAGATACGGTCAATTGAAAGAAATTTCTTCAACTTATCAACTGTCAGCGTACtggcaaaaaataaataaaattacattgaTCCTTGGCATGATTACACCAATTGGAATGTCTAtagctggaaattttcaagaaacttctaatttaattatacattTATGTGGTGCTTTTACATGTTTTGGCTGTGGGACTGCTTACATTTCGTtacaagtaaatatttttattaaaattatcattattttatctgatttgattttaaaaaattaagataacactgtttgatttaaaaaaaattaatcaatctttttaaaattaaaataatgatgaAATCAATTTGCtgaaattgaatattaaattttattatctatacTATAAACAATATTCAAagacaaatttataatttttaaaaacaaaaaatttataattatcaaacgtgcatcaaaataaattttttttgtgattaattttaattattaatattaattgctTGATAATTACGAGTTTTTCACAAGCAAATAGCttatttcaattcaatatgcaaataatgtttaaatacaataatatattCTCATTagtcaattataaaatatactcAACATAATCAAGAAACTTTTAagtgaaaattattaagtttCATAAgtgaataataatgaaaacaaACAAAATTGAAGTTAAGATGTCTCAccaagaatatttaaaaatttttttcttagagtTGATGATAATttaactttataattaaattccatttgattaattttaataacaataatattttatttgcagGCAGTCTATTCATATCGACTTCAACCTTTAGGCTGCTCAccgaaaataacaattttaagactgggattatcaattttttgtactATTAGTTTCTTCGTCGTTATTATTGGAGCTGGACTTGCGTTAAAAGATTACAAAGGtgaatttcaaataattgttgaaaaaatattatattatactaaCTCAAGGtctacttaatattttattacacttTCTATAAAAACTCCAGATTAAATCGTtaacgaaaaataataaattataatgggtgtaatttaaatattttttgatatgttaataaagaaatataatacctttttatatattcaaacAGGAAACAATCCGAGGACATGGTCTCCGGAGGACGGTGGTTGGGAAATGCATCTTCTGAGTACAATCTCCGAGTGGCTTCTCGCTATTGCGACTTGTATATTTCTTCTAAGTTTCACCCACGAATTTCGCGAAATAGAAATGACTTATCCTaaggtaattaaattttttttttaattaataattcaattttaataaaccattaaaatttaactagcaagactttgatttaaattgacattttaattttccactCAACAAGCCATCAGttacttgaataaataaaaatgatccaGCTCCGGtcgttaaaatatttaataaattcacctttattttccctttttttatttttaaaggtcgaatttaataattgtttttttaaacttgatagaaatttatatgaaaGGAATTCATGTATCATTGTTTAATAGAATGTAAACGTTTTAATCATGACCATGTCCTACTTAACTTTTCTTTCATACAtctcttttttcaatttatcattattgtcaacgatgattattatttttttaattgcatatTTAgctttaaacaaaaaaaaatacgatcTATCAATTATCAGTTATTTTGCATGCGAAAttagttattaacaaaaaacattcatactttcttaattaaaattaattttttttgtttttcaagtaaaaaaaaaaaaaaaatgaattattcaGAGTTAGAAAcgaaaaatagtttataattacctagcatataattatttaataatttgacgGTCAACTTTAAATTCATCTTTCGAAATAGTTTTTTCCTTCATATTATGACCGTGAAATAAAGtataagttattatttacGAAATTTTAACTCATAAATCATAATTCATGACGtacattcaaattttatttctaggTGAAGATGttacataaatttatcacctaataatcattaatgataaatagaaatttaaaagatttcaattcaattttttttttcttttgtcaagtaaaaagtaaataagattaattttaaaatttcaatgtgATTACTTCACAGTTTTATTTGCCtatgaatataattaaaaagaatctgctttattgtcatttttttaatgtttaaagcaaagaaattttttgttaatacaaaattaaaagttattcttttcaatcaaatttttttgctggTGACAATGACTAATGACcttttaaatcaaaatctttataagtaactcattaaaatataattcgcTTATTGAATTAAGTGTGGGTTAGTCAGTTTTTGATCATTATCTAAAAactaatgtatatatattgcataaaattaataagtatatcTAAATATTTAGTGCATAtatgtgaaatacaaaaaaacaattgctCATTTATGTATAAACTACAAagacttttttcttttttcattaattaaattctaattaatttctctcttaaattaatattatttaattttaatactctCTATTGATGTATATTGCCGATAGGCGTatgttgataaataaataaataaatataaaaaaaatttcaggtaACTTACAAAGAAGACTACgctaaaaaaatgtatggCCTATTCAATGCATCACCAGACTCAGTCAGTCCAACAACAAGTATTTGATCTCTCATTCACAGTTCCCGTGGTTACGTGAATCTCCTGTCTGAGTCTCCGATGAATACTCCGTACGTCGAAATTCACAGCCAGGATACTCCACTACGGGATTCGGAATCTTCGCGACTGCTCAACGTCCAAATGACTTACGGCTTCCAAACGGAGGCCGATTATCGTCCGCAAGCTTACAAAACATTCGATTCCGGGAATTCGCAAATTAATCCAGCGGTCAGCAGATTGAGAACGGAAAGCCGACATTACAATTGCAATGATAGCCCTAAtcacaattatttattgtcatcAATAACAACAGAATCACATCAAACAACTTCGACTTCAGCAGTTTGCCAGACAATTTACGGGACTTTGACTCCGGAAAAaagtgataaattaaattataatcacGGTACGActgataaatttgaaaaatcttccataaattatgaatttgaGTTACCCCGTAGCGATAGTtgtagtaaaataataaattgtttaaccGAGTCAAATAATCAAGATTATAATCAAATTTTCTCATCGGATCTGAATAATGACCAAGATGAGGATAAAATGCTATTAAGCCacaataatattgaaattagaAGCACAAGTAACAGCAATAGCACCGATAATTCAATAGCGGCTTCCATAAAAAGTGACGAGGACATCGATACCGAAATGAGTTGCTGTGATATAGAGCAGTGCCTAATTCAGATTGAAGAAAGCCTATTGAATATCGAACAAAATTTACTTCACGTTCAAAATCTTGAGATACCACAGCTCAATAATTTACTGAACAACCgatttattatcaacaattaCAATCGTAATAATGATTACGTAAATAAATACCAGATAAATCCTCTGAGTACTTACAAACGGCCTTCTAGTGAaaactcaaaatataattacagcaattattttgataataacaGTACCAGCTCGTTGGTTAGAAGTTGCTTGAGGCTTTCACACTCGGACAGCGATATCGACATTgagaagaatatttatttaaattcaccTCGGCATGATTGTCGTCTGGATAACGATGATTTTAGCTACAATAAATATTCCTCTTTGCTGAAGAAATCTCAGACTTTGATTgaggataattttaaaaaaattcaactgctcagtgaaataaaaagtgactttattaatttgaattgtAGTAATAGTTTAGATAGATCTATTAAGTtgataaatagtaaaaatttgtgCAATTcatttgataataatagttgTAATagttataatgataatgataatgactATGAAAATGAAGACTATGATATTAAGAGGGTTAAAGAAATTTCGGGTAAGAAGAAACGTATTAATTCGTtgagtaattatttttgtaagagtAATAGTATTTCTACTTTTTCTTCGTTAATAAATAGTAGAAAAACTTCATCGCAGGGtgctattgaaaaatatacgCGTGATAATGGATTCAAAGTTAGGAAGAAGAAACGCGATATTTGCAGGAGAAGTATTAATAATACTTCCAGTGATGGGTtgttgaatcaaataaatggTAAAAGTGATTTATTGAGgaagaaatttaaaactgTCACGACGACAAAGGATATTGTTATGtccttcaaaaaattacaagctTGTAATAGCAAGGGAAGAAATTTAATGATCCAGGATTTTGATTGCGAGACCAAGAGTGAAGATGATAAAAAGAAGGTGATTGACAAACCATTGAAGAATTCCATGAAAAATCAATTGCAGGCGAATGATAATAATGCTCTTGTGCCGAGTAAATTGTTGTCATTGTCTTTTTCACTGTTGTTAGCGGCTTTACTTCAAGCAGTGCGTTGTCTTGCTGATATCGTTGAAGACACATTTCGCTCGGTTACTTTTGATAAGTATGTTTTACgcgaataattttaatgtgaTTCTGATTTTGAGCCATTGATTGTGGagcttaaattaatttgttaattaattttaaggttgagtttttatgataaattttaatttagagaAACTGTGATTTTGTGGGAGTTTTTGATACTGCGAATGGAAGataactttgaaattttaaaactttattttgtaaattataaatattttatttgattctttcttatattttatgaGCAAAAATGGCAATAGTTTTAACTATtcaaataaactaaatattcaaacaatattcgaaaaaaaatatcaaaaattttttaaaacatggttactttttttttattatttaaactcactaattaaagttagctatttccattaaattttttaaaacttaaatataaaaatgtagaACTATTTCAGTActttttaagattaattagtgaaaattgtttgtgttttaatatttaccaaaatttgcagataaaaatgatatttttcactaaaaacatattgtattaataaattcaatggCTGTAGAAAAATCTTTGTTCagttttgtaataaaataaagatgtATGTAGATAtcaataactttgaaaataagtCTGCAAGTGTGgatagaatgaaaaaaaaaaaacacatattttttgtttttaaaatttcatagagcctacacaattataaaaataaaaaattgaataagtGCCGTGAATTATTCCAAAGGCCTGattgcaaataaattatattttacaatcaCTTTATTTATCTATCAACCTAGtctaatagtaaataattaaaaaaaaataataactgatatattttaaatttataaaataggtgctaaaatttttctataaacgCTTATGTAATTAgaactattttatataaaaaaaaaaaaaaaagaaaaaaaaactcaaatctATGTTATAACCAAtgtattcttttaattatttcttattaataaatatttaaaaaaatgagaaacaattattttttatatttataactaatatttataaaaaagattttttaagattaaattaatgtctatagttaatatttttttatattttttctaatcaaagCCAAGCGTTGTTTATGTGCTTCCGTGACTGTTGCACGTTTGAACGGCCGCACCTCATCAGTGCCAAATCCAGGAATCCACATGTTCCAACTTCGTTctgaaattcaataataaattatcatttttttttttttttttttttttttttttcaacagttGATTAACATACAGTCGTCGTCATTGATTTGTAACGGTTGGCAATGATtcgagtaaaataaaaaattctcaatttggacatctctcactaaaaatttcaattaataatatgtttggaaaataaaaaaaataaccaatatcaaataactatagctaaatataaagacatttactaaaatattagatcatatcattatacaaaattaaaattgaaaaggcctaaaattagaaaatagaCCATTaaagcaattaaaattttttaaagatggAAATATAAACAGAAGAAACAAaggaaatcaaaaaaaaatgacaaaccTAAATTCAGACAATTCGAATAAAAGACATCAAGGTTATTTGACATATACACAAATGAACAACTCTGAATATAGAAAAGCTTTACAAATGAACATCTCTAATTATGGACAAGAAAATTCGGAAATCTCTCAATATAGACATCTctcattaaagaaaataaaaaaaaaaaaaaatacaatatttataaattaaaaaataagtaatagttcaaaaaaatatgcTTTAACATAacaccaaactaaaaagtaagaatacatttttcggaaaatttaaaattaagttaaagtgattgaaaaaaaaaaaaaaaaataattttatgtaaataagtGTGGGGATcagataaaaacaattattcaaGGGTAATATACTCTGCACCAAGACATCTTCTTCGGAAAACTttcctgaaaaattaatttttattaatcataggtaatgtacgatttttttatttttaggtagattttttagaaatcGATCTATTGAACGGAtcattatgaattttattatactaTCACGTTAGTAGTCAAGAAAGAAAAGTTTGATATAAATAACCCTCGTCATTGACTCTAGTCATCAGCGATGAACGCTGCATCAACCGCGTACTCCTATGACCTGGACAATTTGAGCGACGACGAGATGGCGGGCGATTCGTCTTAATCATCAAATTCAGAGTATCATCAAAACGGATCATTGTGTACCGGCGTAATGGTAATTACAACCGCGCAATTAGCCGCGACTCTGGCACGTGCCGGTGCTGATACTCAATCGGCACTAACCCCTCAAAAatctaactaaaaattaaagaatcgTACATTacctataattaataaaaattaatttttcagcaaaGTTCTCCGAAGAAGATGTCTTGGTGCAGAGTATATTACCCTtgaataaatgtttttatctGATCCCCACACTTGtatacataaaaatgattttttttttttttttttaatcactttaacttaattttgaattatccaaaaaatttattcttactttttagtttggttatATGTTAAAGCATGTTTTTTTGaactattacttattttttaattttttaatttataaatattgtactttttttttttttattttctttaatgagAGATGTCCATATTGAGAGATTTCCGAATTTTCTTGTCCATAATTAGAGATGTTCATTTGTAAAGCTTTTCTATATTCAGAGTTGTTCATTTGTGTATATGTCAAATAACCTTGATGTCTTTTATTCGAATTGTCTGAATTTAGgcttgtcattttttttttaatttcctttgTTTCTTCTGTTTatatttccatttttaaaaaattttaattgctttAATGGtctattttctaattttaggcctttttaattttaattttgtataatgatatgatctaatattttagtaaatgtctttatatttagctatagttatttgatattgtttattttttttattttccaaacatattattaattgaaatttttagtgagagatgtccaaattgagaattttttattttactcgaATCATTGCCAACCGTTACAAATCAATGACGACAACTGTATGTGCAGAAGTATATAGCttgtgatgaaaataaaaatagttgcaatcgttaaatgaaaaataaatcacaTGAGTTGAACTACTAATTGAGTTATAATCATATTAGatgaatactattttttgtaatgtcattatttttattcacataATCTATCACAACGTAGTAATTTATCACGACTTTAaagtaattagaaaaaaaaaaattattgcatagGTATGACTGGtgaggaaaaaataattgcattttttGATAGTTTATAGAGAAACAAATCACAAGCAACtcaaattaccaaaaaaaataaaattttatatgaatgcttgacataaataaaaacacaaaACATAAAAACATCCAAATAGTAAATTCTCTTCAGGGTGAAATTGAGTTTTACGAGATGAAGTTGCacctttattttcaatcctatcaattgtttgtttattttatacctttataattgtcattctaaccgttaACTGTATTGATATATCATAATTCTATTATTAAGCGTAAATAAGAATGACAAAAGAAAACTAttcaatttacgaataatgtttgataaaaaataaaccattactttctattttattataagttttataataaaagggTATTTTCGCTAttcgtctgaaactatctagttctggttggctccagacattgaaactagtatttttaatgcaacttatatgaaaaatataatgtgtgacgcgggatgaaacacgatttcagaccgagtgatgccaggcaacttcactctggtctgaaatcgttttgtttcatccctagtcacacaatatactattatatCTTTAATGTATATTGCCGCTTGgcgtaaaatgaataaataaataaataaataaatgaccCAACAGTGAGAAGCTGGTATTGATAAGTTGATgtaactattataaaataaaattttaaataaaataaataatttacctaGGTGAAGTTGGACGTCTTTGACCTCTACGGTGTTGGCATGCCTATGTTTTGCTAAAAGACAAGCCGCGTTGACTGTAGTTTCCACAAAGTCATCGGCTAATTGGAGCAACATTTCTTCCACTTCTTCTTCCAACTGCTCCGTAGGGTCAACTTCCCTTACTAAATCTTGCAATTTTGATTTGCTTAAAAACTGAAAACAatcatattattaataaatttattcactaACTTAGTATATAGTAATATTAAGTACTTGAATGCTCTGGAGATATTTCAAGTACTGTTGTCATAAACTTACTTGAGGAATTTCAGCTGATGAACTTAACTTTGTCCCTTGTTCTTGATTTTGAGCTTGACCATGATCGAAACTATTATCAGCCattgtaattgataaaatttaaaagtaacctgtcattattaaaaaacattaattatttcagaaaTCAACAATTGAACTCATATATAtgacgtaaaaattaattataaatcttaCCTTGTATAAATACTTAATATTAACacctctaaaaatttttataactttttctgttaataattgtattaaatattaaatatttattattaaatacgCTCAATGCGCACTATGCACTTTTATAcatacaaatattttagttttaggtTAGAAATTTAGAAATCAAGCGTAACATGTCCAAACAAAACTGCGCATGCGCGCGCTATTtagttttcaaatttctcGCGAGAGCGCTTGTGTCAAGCGCGCGCAGCTTTTCagtttcaaaaacaaaatttttcataattacattttacaaaaatatcaaaagtttaacccatttatatatttattatatattttttaaataacactttttaattatgagaaataataactttaaaattggCACACATTCGatgcattttaaaaatttttttattttatcagaataataattataaaaataatgaataaataattaattaaaaaataatgaataaataaataaattttgttaaacaataattttcataacctaaaaataaaattaacatgaaTGAATTCACGGTCATTAGGCTCATTCATAAAAtccgaagttttttttatcatcattattatcattattaaccagtcatgtaaataaaatgatttacatacatttgattattaaaaaagcaaataataacggcatgaataataaaatagacaaaatttaaattgaataataaaataataacaaaatgttCGGAGCGTTGATAAGTATGAGCGAGAAGCGAGAGGAGCAGAGtgagataattatttttaataatattctgtttcagttttttgaataaatctgTCCCACTTCCACTGGAGGCATTAATGGAGTAAATGCTGGAAGTACTATACTAACCGAGAGGAAAACATAAATCCCAGTTCACAGTGTGGTGTGCTCTGATAGTGAGAGCCCACCCAGCAGAGCAAGATGGCTCCGCTCAGTACCACTAATAATCTACACATTTGACGtgatattatttacaataaatccaactattaattacttaaacaGTAACACATTATCATCAGTAGAAGTTCTGTTGTTTTATAGacttattaaacaaatattattttttggtaaataagTGTAATAATAAGGTAATTGtggatttaaaataaaaattaacaagaaaACGGCCGGTTGGCGTG
Coding sequences within it:
- the LOC123258785 gene encoding putative uncharacterized protein DDB_G0282133 isoform X1; the protein is MNTPYVEIHSQDTPLRDSESSRLLNVQMTYGFQTEADYRPQAYKTFDSGNSQINPAVSRLRTESRHYNCNDSPNHNYLLSSITTESHQTTSTSAVCQTIYGTLTPEKSDKLNYNHGTTDKFEKSSINYEFELPRSDSCSKIINCLTESNNQDYNQIFSSDLNNDQDEDKMLLSHNNIEIRSTSNSNSTDNSIAASIKSDEDIDTEMSCCDIEQCLIQIEESLLNIEQNLLHVQNLEIPQLNNLLNNRFIINNYNRNNDYVNKYQINPLSTYKRPSSENSKYNYSNYFDNNSTSSLVRSCLRLSHSDSDIDIEKNIYLNSPRHDCRLDNDDFSYNKYSSLLKKSQTLIEDNFKKIQLLSEIKSDFINLNCSNSLDRSIKLINSKNLCNSFDNNSCNSYNDNDNDYENEDYDIKRVKEISGKKKRINSLSNYFCKSNSISTFSSLINSRKTSSQGAIEKYTRDNGFKVRKKKRDICRRSINNTSSDGLLNQINGKSDLLRKKFKTVTTTKDIVMSFKKLQACNSKGRNLMIQDFDCETKSEDDKKKVIDKPLKNSMKNQLQANDNNALVPSKLLSLSFSLLLAALLQAVRCLADIVEDTFRSVTFDKYVLRE
- the LOC123258786 gene encoding transcription initiation factor TFIID subunit 12 — translated: MADNSFDHGQAQNQEQGTKLSSSAEIPQFLSKSKLQDLVREVDPTEQLEEEVEEMLLQLADDFVETTVNAACLLAKHRHANTVEVKDVQLHLERSWNMWIPGFGTDEVRPFKRATVTEAHKQRLALIRKNIKKY
- the LOC123258785 gene encoding DNA damage-regulated autophagy modulator protein 2 isoform X2, translated to MEKQEIFTNLHYLPIFMFVSLPASFIITYTIAVIKGHVVPGFPYISDTGTYPPESCLFAQFLNIIAVIMAISVYVRYGQLKEISSTYQLSAYWQKINKITLILGMITPIGMSIAGNFQETSNLIIHLCGAFTCFGCGTAYISLQAVYSYRLQPLGCSPKITILRLGLSIFCTISFFVVIIGAGLALKDYKGNNPRTWSPEDGGWEMHLLSTISEWLLAIATCIFLLSFTHEFREIEMTYPKVTYKEDYAKKMYGLFNASPDSVSPTTSI